The following proteins come from a genomic window of Populus nigra chromosome 6, ddPopNigr1.1, whole genome shotgun sequence:
- the LOC133695867 gene encoding large ribosomal subunit protein uL22y, translating to MVKYSREPDNPTKSCKARGSDLRVHFKNTRETAFALRKLPLVKAKRYLEDVMAHKQAIPFRRFCGGVGRTAQAKNRHSNGQGRWPAKSAKFILDLLKNAESNAEVKGLDVDALYISHIQVNQAQKQRRRTYRAHGRINPYMSSPCHIELTLSEKEEPVKKEPETQLATSKSKKSQASS from the exons ATG gTGAAGTACTCTAGAGAGCCTGATAACCCCACCAAAT CTTGCAAGGCAAGGGGCTCTGACCTCAGAGTTCACTTCAAG AATACAAGAGAGACAGCGTTTGCTCTAAGGAAGTTGCCTCTGGTCAAGGCCAAGAGGTATTTGGAAGATGTTATGGCTCACAAACAGGCAATTCCATTCCGACGTTTCTGTGGTGGAGTTGGGCGTACTGCACAAGCAAAGAACAGGCACTCTAATGGACAAGGACGATGGCCTGCCAAGTCTGCCAAGTTCATCTTGGATTTACTCAAGAATGCCGAGAGCAATGCTGAG GTCAAGGGTTTGGATGTGGATGCACTCTACATTTCTCACATCCAGGTGAATCAGGCACAGAAGCAGAGACGTCGTACTTATCGGGCGCATGGAAGAATTAATC cTTACATGTCCAGCCCTTGCCACATTGAGTTGACTTTATCTGAAAAGGAAGAGCCAGTTAAGAAAGAG CCTGAGACCCAGCTAGCAACCAGCAAGTCAAAGAAGTCTCAAGCCTCCTCTTGA